The sequence AACAAAATCTTGTCATGATTCTTCCCCTCCCACTAATTGAAAAACTGATTCAAGCGGTTCATTAAAAATTTGTGCAATCCGCATAGCGATGACCACCGAGGGTGTGTATTCGCCCCGCTCAATCAAGCTAATGGTCTGCCGTGATACCTCTGCTAACTTTGCTAGCTCTGTCTGATTGAGACCATCTCTGGCTCGCAATTCCTTGAGCCGATTTTTTAAGACATATTCCATGAGTTTTCCTTTCTAGGCTTGGTATATAATCAAGCCTGTTTCTGTGTCTTCGACAGCTATATTTTCCTTGGCAAACTTAACCAATAAAAGATAACTATAGTAGAAATCCCCCACACAAGATGCAGCGTGCATGGTTGCCAGCATGAAGTAAAGAGTACTATTCATCATCCCCAAACCTGCTAACATTGTCAATCCCAAACTAATCACAACAAAGGGTGCCAAGCTGATTACTAACATTTGCATCCGATTGTAGAGCGAACCTGGACTGGTCGCATAGGCCATGCCCGATTTCCATTTAAACCCATATTTGACAGGATTTTCAAGACAAAAAACCTTGAAGAAGATCCCGTGAATAGCCTCGTGTACAACTATTAAAAGAATATAGATAGGGAAAAGCAACCATACCTTAGATACAGCCAGTTCCGAGTATTGCGAACCATTAGCTATCAACCAACTGCCTATCATTCCAAATACGAAGGCAAATGGAAAGATGAGTGCCACAGCAAGAATATTCAAACCCCAGACAAATTTCTTATTTTCCATGATATTAACTTCAAATAATTTCATTTTCGCTTCCATGTTTCTACTCCTTAGATTTATTTTTATAAAATAGCAGAGCTGTCACCAATGTCGCCAGCAATGGAGGAAATAGATAACTTATCCCAGTTTAACTCATCTCAAAGCCTAGCCAATATAAAACTTTAAACACCAGAATATTGATCAAAAATAAGCTTAGGAAAAGTACCAACACTTTCATTCCGTTTTTATTTGTCTGACTCATTTTTCTTGTCCTTTTTTCTACTGAGAGAGATTTCCAAAATCCATATAGACCACATCATCATCGCCAAGGGCATCATGTCCATCTCCTGACCAAATACAAATATTTGAACGAAACTATACATCAAGTATAGTGCAACTAGAATCTGCACTCCACGAACAACAGCTGTTCCTGTAATCAACATTCCTTTTTTATTGCTATTGTTTTTCATAACTTTCCACCACTTACTTTCGACTAATTTTTCCTTTTACTCTTTTCTGCTACCTAGTTTCCTCAAGCGCTCATCTGTCACTGCGATGGTGCAAATAGCAAGAACGACATGGGTTTTATCCAACTGCTGCCACTTCATAATGTCAGCCAGCAGGACAAAAACAAGATAGATGATAGCGATAAGTTGTACAAAACGTTTGATGTCAATTTGATTTACCTTTTTCATAATTGTTTCCTGCTTTCTGTTTATTTACCTGATAAATTCGTTTTCATCTCTTTATCTTGATATCATTGTAACACTTCCTTTTCTTTTTGACAACTATCTTTGTCAAAAAAACAACAATTTTTGTCAAAAAGTTTATGAAGTTTGTCAAAATGACTAGAATAACGCGCAAAAAACTCTTCTACCCATTGGATAGAAGAGTTTTTCAGTATAGATTACAAGTTTTCTGCTACGCTGTTCAAGAGGGTTTGGATGGCAGAGGCATCACTACCACCGGCCATAGCCATGTCTGGCTTACCACCACCACGACCTGCTACGATTGGAGCTAGGATTTTGATGAGGTTCCCTGCATGAACATCGCTTGATTTGCTGGCTACAAGGACATTGACCTTGTCACCGATTGCAGCAACCAAGACCAAGACATCTGAGTAGTCTTTTTGTTTCCAGTTGTCAGCGAAGGTACGGAGGGCACCTGCATCTGATACTTGGACTTGGCTGGCAATGTAGCGAATGCCATTAGCATCTTTGACATCTTTGAAGACATCACCAGCAGCGGCTGCCGCTGCTTTTTCTTTCAGAGCTGCATTTTCTTTTTGCAGATCACGAACTTGCTGAGCAAGACTTTCAACCTTGTTTGGTACTTCCTTGATCTGTGGTGACTTGATCGTTGCCGCTACTTCTTTGAGGGC is a genomic window of Streptococcus sp. 29896 containing:
- a CDS encoding DUF3267 domain-containing protein; amino-acid sequence: MEAKMKLFEVNIMENKKFVWGLNILAVALIFPFAFVFGMIGSWLIANGSQYSELAVSKVWLLFPIYILLIVVHEAIHGIFFKVFCLENPVKYGFKWKSGMAYATSPGSLYNRMQMLVISLAPFVVISLGLTMLAGLGMMNSTLYFMLATMHAASCVGDFYYSYLLLVKFAKENIAVEDTETGLIIYQA
- a CDS encoding helix-turn-helix transcriptional regulator — protein: MEYVLKNRLKELRARDGLNQTELAKLAEVSRQTISLIERGEYTPSVVIAMRIAQIFNEPLESVFQLVGGEES